The region GGCCAAAAATCTATTGATGATGCGATAACGAACGGTGTTCTTTGTCGCATTGTTCTTTAGAGTCCAACGTAGCAATGAGCCCATTCACAAAATGGTATTTGTCTTACATTGGACTTAAGGCAGTTTAACCATCAATTAAGCTATTGAACTAAGACAAAGAAAAGTGAAAAAAAGAAATGGTCAGAAACAACAAAGCCCACTAAAAGTGGGCTTTGTTTTAAATTCTGGTGCGTCCAAGTGGACTCGAACCACCGACCCCCGCCATGTCAAGGCGATACTCTAACCAACTGAGCTATGGACGCACATTGTGATGTTCCGAAGATATTTGGTGCGTCCGAGTGGACTCGAACCACCGACCCCCGCCATGTCAAGGCGATACTCTAACCAACTGAGCTACGGACGCACTGCTTGGGAACGAGAAGGATATTAGCGACAGTTTTCGACTCGCGCAAGTGCAAATTCTTACTTTTTGAATCAACTGGCTTTTTCGCGATCAGTTTGGTTATTTTTACACCAAAACACCGTTTTGGTGCAAGATGTACCAAATCGAGTTGTACATCACTTTTTGTGAATCTGATTCAAAAATCCAGTGTACTAACTCCGAGAAATAGGTAATATAGCGCTGAACAAACAATAACCATAAAATCATTCACTTGGCTAGTTCGCATGGACGCAAAACTTTTCGATAACTCTCATACCATCAGAGCATCGTTACTCTCAGGGGTCAGTTTATTTTTAACTGGCATGTCCGCCTTTTTTGCTCTCTTTTACATGATAAAACTCAATTCGTTCACAAGTGGATTTGTTGAGGTGCTTTTCTGTTGTTATTCGGCTCGAATTTACTATTTATCAAAGAAGAATCAGCATCGTGATCGTGATGTACGAAATTTCGTCTATCTGATTGTTTTGCTTATTACTTATGGTAACGCCTCCCTACCTTTGGCCAATTACAATTTGCTTTGGACAACCCTTTGTCCGCTACTGATGTACGCTTTACTCGGACGTAAACACGGTCTGTATGCTTCGATCACCATACTGATACTGCAATTGGGCATCTTGAGTTACCGCTCTTTTAACTCTAATGAAATATCCCTAATCAATCTGCTCATCAATATGATTAGCAGCTATGCCACCGTATGGCTGATTTCTCATATCTACGAGGGCAACCGTCGTGACGTCGAACAAACATTAAGTAGCTTAGCCTCGCGCGATGCATTAACCAGCACTCACAATCGGCTCGCCTTGACCACAGCTTTTGGGCATTTTGAGCGTCATCGCCACGAAGAGCAGTTGAGCTTGTTGATTATCGATTTGGACTTTTTTAAATCGATTAACGACCGTTATGGCCATGATGTGGGTGATAAGGTACTAATAGAAACCAGTCAACTTATCATGCAAGTAGTGGGCGATGACAATCTCTTTCGTATCGGTGGTGAAGAATTTTGTGTCACGTTGTTTAATCACTCCATCGCTCAAGCAGAAAAAGTAGGTGAACGTATCCGCAATTTGGTCGCCACCAATCCTTACGTCTACAACGATAACCACATTCACTTAACGCTTAGTGTGGGTATTTGTGAGTATCAGACCGGCTATCATTTGGGTGATTTACTGCGAATGGCGGATAAAGAGCTTTATCGAGCGAAAGAGAGTGGCCGTAACCAAGTGCGTTTATGCCCAGCAACCCCACAGGATGCCGAGCTAGAAACCGACGTGGTTCAACAAAAAGCGCAGAATTAAGAGTCGATCTCTTCGTCATCAAAAATGACATTGTAGTTTTCAGTATAAGTACAGTGAGGTTGACGGCTGCAGGTAAAAAAACGTCGACCTTTGAACTCCCCTTGTGTTGCCACTTTAATTACCATAGGGCTGCCGCAACGTTTACAAAAACGCACTTCTTTGTCTGATTCAATCAAGTCAATATGCGCCGCCAATAAGCGACGCAGTTTGCCAACTTGGTAACTGTATTTTACGTTAGCGCCAATCAAAGGAATGCCTGCTGATTTACACACCTGCATAATCAGCTTTTGTCGCTCAACTTTACCTTTGTCCAGCTCGCGACCATCATCGAGTTCAATCACAACGCGTGGTTCGAGAGTACGTGCATCGCACACCACATAATCGAAATAACTTTTGGCAATTTGATTATTAGCAATAAACCACTCTTTCTTGTTTTTGGTTTTATGTGGCACCAACACCGAACTCATCGAGACTTTCGCCAAGATAACACCATGCTCACCGACTGCCGCCACTAACGCGTTATAAAAAGCGCCTTCAAACATATTGAGCAACGGCCCTTTTTTGCGATATTGATACTCCGCCGTGTTTTCCTGTTTGAGCAGATACTTTTGCGTGAAATAGAAGAAGACAACCAACACAACAACGACGATGAATATGTTGAACATGGTGATAAGAGCTCCGCTCGCATAGAGTAATTAATTCATAATTAGCGAAATTTTAAGGGAATTGCTAGAGACAATCCAAATATTTGCGCCATTACACTGGTGAAAGCCGTGCCATCACCCTGCTTTTGTTGTTTTTGTTAACCAAAACAAAAACGGAGCCACGTGGGCTCCGCTTTTAAGATAACGAGAACTTAGAAAACAAACTTGTCCATCAAGGTTACCATCTTACCAATTTCAGGTTTGGTGATAGTGTCGTTCGCCCCAAGTGCTAAGGCTTTAGCGCGGTTATCATCACTCATTAATGATGAGAACATCACGATTGGCATCTCTTTGTACGATTCACTTTCACGCAGACGTTTCACCAAGTGCATACCGTCCATACGAGGCATTTCTACGTCTGTCACAACAGCGTTAACAAATTCTGCAGCAGTCACCCCTTCGGATTTGGCATGAGCTGCAATTTCAGTTAATTTTTCAAAGGCTTCTCCACCATCTTTACAAGCAATGATGTTGTAACCTGCAGAACTTAGGGTGTCTTGAATCAAGCTACGAATAAAGGCAGAGTCATCCACCACCATGATGGTTTTACCGTTACGTTTTGCCACCATCTTACGGTTAAGGTCGACAGTACGGTCCACTTTAACGTCGTATTTTTCCATGCTCAGTTCTGGGTTGATATCAGCAATGATCTTTTCAAAGTCCAAGATCATGATGAGCTTATCTTCTTTACGAACCACAGCGACAACACAGTCCTGCTCGCCAGCTTCAAGGAATTGGCTTGGGGATTCAACGTCATTCCAAGAAATACGGTGTATGCGACTAATGCTGTCAATTAAGAAGCCATTGGTCATGCGGTTAAAGTCGGTCACGATAACGTATTTTTTGCTGATATCAGGACTGACTGGCACACCTAGCCATCCAGCCAGATCCACCAGCGGTGTGAGGATTTCCCGGGAAGAGAACACACCAATCATGTGAGGTTGTGCGTTAGGGTAATCGGTCGTGTCTGGGACTCGAATGACTTCTCGCACTTTAGCAACGTTAATGCCGTAGTAACAGGTTTTCGTCTTACCGTTTGGTAACACCTTTTCTAAATGGAACTCAATGATCTCAAGCTCATTGGTGCCGCTTTCTAGTAAGATTGAACTGCTTGCTTTACTCATAATTATCACATCGTCCCGGGATGAATGTATCTTGCTACGCTTTCGACTTCACGCCGATAAATCACAGTCTGTGCTCGTCTTGCACTAGAGCGCTTCCATGTCGAGCAGCCCACTATACCGCAATCTGTTAATATAAGCGTCTTAATTTTATCAATGATTTAGCCGTAAATATTTTAGGCTCATCAAATTTGTCTCTTTCCAGATTGCCAAATGCTAACGTCATTCTGTTACCCACAAATGAATGATCGATGCCACAACCCAGTCGTCCAGCTCTGACACACCCTAGCATGTGGCAGATTCTCTGTATGAAAACGACGCGACGTTGGTGGCTCACTCACTCCAGAACAGTTTAACGTCACCCTAAGGCACTCTTTTTCCATTATTTTATCCCTTACTATGGCGGCCAAACTCGCTAAAACTTTAATAAGACAGATAAATTAATGACTTTTTACCACTCTCGGTTAATCCGTTACCACGACTCTGTGATGCTCCAAGCATGAGATCAACTTTAGATGCTGATTCAATTATCGTCTAGCGATAGCTCTATCAATTGAGTTTCACTTCACTATTTACCCCCATTTCATTAGGTCAACACACACAATGCTCATGGTTGCACTGCCTTTGTGGGCGTAGTTCGGAAGCTGAAAATAGCAAATTTTTCACTCTATTTTGTATGGCAGGGTTCACAAAGATTTTCATTCCAATACTCAGTTAACTTCTATACTTAAAAACAGAACAAGGAAGTATCGACGTTCGCAGTCAAAGAACACACCAACACAAAGGAGGATGGCCATGAGACGTGACGATTTAGGGATCTGTTTAAACCGCAATATGCTGTTTCATCATTTACAGTCTACCTTTACATGTGTGCGCGCTTACGAAGTTGATTCGGAAGCTCACGATAACGTTCATGTCATGCTTTCCTTTCCTCAAATGTCCGGTAAGGACGTGCTGTTTACTATGTTAGGAACCGAGGATTTGGAATGGCGTGCCGAACATTACTGCCCTTCTAACCCTCATGAGTAAACGAACGCTGCGCGGTCATCTCGTATAGGGAAATCACCTTTACGCTGTCATCGTAAAACGAGAGGAAACTCAAAGACATGAAGAGGGAAAATGTAGAGTATTAACTCTAAACGAAATCTGATTGGAATTTCCATGCTCAAAACTGTTCGTGCCTTACTGTGGTGTTCGTTTTGTTCTGTTCTACCGGTTAACGCCGCTCCTATCTCTTTTGTCCAAGCGTGGGACCTGCTCCAACGCGATAATAACTCTTTAGCCGCTGAACGAGCCAATGTGGATCGTTACCGCCATTTAACCGAAGCGACGTCCAGCCTCGATTTACCACAAATTTCGATCGGTGCTAATTACACTCATTTAGATGACGATATCACGCTCTCTGGTAAGCAAATTTTTAGTAATACTAAATCGGATATCTCTGCCTCTCTAGCCGCGATATTGGCGGGACTCAATCTAGATGTCAGTAGCCTTTCGGGTTTTTCCACCACCATCAGTGAGCAAGATGTCATCACCTCTTCGGTGCGCGCCATTTGGCCTATTTTTACCGGTGGTCGAATTACGGCAGCGCAGGAAGGAGCGTTGGGTAAAGAGCAAGAAGCAACGGCGCATTTTAAAATGGAAATGCTCGCCCGCTATGAAGATTTGGCCAAATACTATTTCAGTGTGGTACTGGCTAAAGAAGTGGTTCAAACTCGTCAAGCCGTAGTGAAAGGACTTACAACGCACCGCGATAATGCGGTTAAATTGGAGCAGCAAGGGCAAATTGCCCATGTCGAACGTCTTCAAGCCGATGTGTCATTAGACAAAGCGGTGGTCGATTTAAACAAGGCTCACAAAAATCTTGATATCGCCCAAAACGCTTTAACCAAAATTCTTGGTCAAAACACGCTTGTTGAACCAAGTGGCACCCTATTTATCAACTCAACCCTGCCGCCGATGAGTGCGTTTGATGAGCAGACTCAGCAAACCTATCCAGGGCTGGCTATTTTGGATGCCAAAGAGCAGCAAGCAAAGAGCTTAGCCAAAGCGGAGAAAGGTAAATACTTCCCGCAAGTCTATCTTTACGGCAACTACAAGCTTAACGAAGAAGATACCATCGCCAGTCAATTGCAACCCGATTGGATGGTCGGGATTGGCGTAAGCATTCCGCTGACGGAAAACACCGGCCGAGGTGAACAATTGCAAGCTGCCAGCAGCGCCATGACCCAAGTGCGTTATCTTCGTGCGCAAGCTCGCCAAGACTTATCCGTCTTAGTGCAGAAAACGTATCTTGAGGCTGAGCAAGCTTTAGAAGAAGTCCAAGGTCTGGATTCGAGTTTAGCGTTAGCCAAAGAGAATTTGCGCCTGCGTGAAACTGCCTTTAGCCAAGGTTTATCCACATCGGTTGATGTGGTTGATGCCGAACTTTATCAAGCCAGTATTCGCACTCAGCAGTCAGTGGCGGG is a window of Vibrio porteresiae DSM 19223 DNA encoding:
- a CDS encoding GGDEF domain-containing protein; protein product: MDAKLFDNSHTIRASLLSGVSLFLTGMSAFFALFYMIKLNSFTSGFVEVLFCCYSARIYYLSKKNQHRDRDVRNFVYLIVLLITYGNASLPLANYNLLWTTLCPLLMYALLGRKHGLYASITILILQLGILSYRSFNSNEISLINLLINMISSYATVWLISHIYEGNRRDVEQTLSSLASRDALTSTHNRLALTTAFGHFERHRHEEQLSLLIIDLDFFKSINDRYGHDVGDKVLIETSQLIMQVVGDDNLFRIGGEEFCVTLFNHSIAQAEKVGERIRNLVATNPYVYNDNHIHLTLSVGICEYQTGYHLGDLLRMADKELYRAKESGRNQVRLCPATPQDAELETDVVQQKAQN
- a CDS encoding DUF2726 domain-containing protein, which encodes MFNIFIVVVVLVVFFYFTQKYLLKQENTAEYQYRKKGPLLNMFEGAFYNALVAAVGEHGVILAKVSMSSVLVPHKTKNKKEWFIANNQIAKSYFDYVVCDARTLEPRVVIELDDGRELDKGKVERQKLIMQVCKSAGIPLIGANVKYSYQVGKLRRLLAAHIDLIESDKEVRFCKRCGSPMVIKVATQGEFKGRRFFTCSRQPHCTYTENYNVIFDDEEIDS
- a CDS encoding chemotaxis protein CheV, giving the protein MSKASSSILLESGTNELEIIEFHLEKVLPNGKTKTCYYGINVAKVREVIRVPDTTDYPNAQPHMIGVFSSREILTPLVDLAGWLGVPVSPDISKKYVIVTDFNRMTNGFLIDSISRIHRISWNDVESPSQFLEAGEQDCVVAVVRKEDKLIMILDFEKIIADINPELSMEKYDVKVDRTVDLNRKMVAKRNGKTIMVVDDSAFIRSLIQDTLSSAGYNIIACKDGGEAFEKLTEIAAHAKSEGVTAAEFVNAVVTDVEMPRMDGMHLVKRLRESESYKEMPIVMFSSLMSDDNRAKALALGANDTITKPEIGKMVTLMDKFVF
- a CDS encoding TolC family protein, with protein sequence MLKTVRALLWCSFCSVLPVNAAPISFVQAWDLLQRDNNSLAAERANVDRYRHLTEATSSLDLPQISIGANYTHLDDDITLSGKQIFSNTKSDISASLAAILAGLNLDVSSLSGFSTTISEQDVITSSVRAIWPIFTGGRITAAQEGALGKEQEATAHFKMEMLARYEDLAKYYFSVVLAKEVVQTRQAVVKGLTTHRDNAVKLEQQGQIAHVERLQADVSLDKAVVDLNKAHKNLDIAQNALTKILGQNTLVEPSGTLFINSTLPPMSAFDEQTQQTYPGLAILDAKEQQAKSLAKAEKGKYFPQVYLYGNYKLNEEDTIASQLQPDWMVGIGVSIPLTENTGRGEQLQAASSAMTQVRYLRAQARQDLSVLVQKTYLEAEQALEEVQGLDSSLALAKENLRLRETAFSQGLSTSVDVVDAELYQASIRTQQSVAGFNYLIALTRLLALSSEMNSFEHYHHNAIFLSASSPALTHP